The Deltaproteobacteria bacterium IMCC39524 genomic interval GATCTGACCTACTGCTGGATCGGTGACGGCAACAACATGGCGAACAGCTGGATCAACGCCGCTGCCGTATTCGGCTTTGAACTGCGCGTTGCCACTCCGGCCGGCTATGAGCCCGACACTGCAGTCTGCAAGCGAGCGGCCGATGCCGGGGCAACAATTTTCTATACGAAGGACCCACGCGAAGCCGCACAAGGTGCGCAGGTCCTCAACACCGACGTCTGGGCCAGCATGGGCCAGGAAGAAGAACAGCTGGAGCGTGCCAAAGCCTTTGCCGGCTACCAGATCAACATGGACCTGGTTAACCTGGCTGATCCCGACTGTGTCGTTATGCACTGCCTGCCTGCACACCGTGAGGAAGAGATTACTGATGAGGTCATGGAGAGCCGCCACGCCATCATCTACGACGAAGCCGAGAATCGGTTGCATGTGCAAAAAGCCATTATGGCAACATTGATGGGCTAAAAACCGGAGACACCTGGCGAACAGCATGACAAGAGATAAATTTTCCGCATAGAGACATAATGAATATTATCTGTCCACATTGTAATTTTTCCAAAACCGTTGATCCTGCTCAAGTTCCGGACCGCCCCGTTAAGGTGAGTTGCCCCAAGTGCAAAAAGCGTTTCACTTTTGACAAGAAACTCGAAAAAGGAGAGGCTTCAGCCAATACAGCTACTCCGCAAAAGGATTCTCTGTCATCTCAAGCAGGAGGCTACCAGGGGCGCAGGATTATCTGTAACGCCTGCGGCACGGTACAACCGCCTGCGGCTCGATGCGTACAGTGCGGCGCAACCATCATCGCCACAGCGAGCCCGCTAAACGAGCAAAGCTATGCAGGCTTCTGGGTCCGGGTTCTGGCTTACCTGCTCGACTCGGTTCTACTGATCACGGTGCAAACGGCACTCAGTTTACTGATCAACCTGACCATCGGCATGCTGGGGATTGCCACCGAGGGAGACCCCGCCATCAACACCATCATCTGGCTTTTCGGAGCTGTACTCAGTATAAGCTATGCGGTCTTCTTCACCGGATACTGCGGCCAGACCCCTGGCAAGATGGTGCTGCGCATCAAGGTTATCCGCACCGACGGCAGCCCGATCAACTACGGTCGCGCTGCCCTACGCGAAGTCCTTGGAAAGTTTATTTCCAGCATTCTGCTCGGCATCGGCTATCTCATGGTCGCCTTTGACAACCGCAAGCAGGGTTTGCATGACAAGATCGCCGATACTTACGTTATAAAGCTTTAGGATAAAGGTGAAGGGATCAGGGTCAAAAGAAGCAGATCAAAACTTACCCCTTTACCCTGAGCCCTTTACCCTGAACCATTCATAATCAAAAGGAGCACATTTCAATGTCTAAGCCACAAATCAAAAAAGCAGTCCTCGCCTACTCCGGAGGTCTTGATACCTCGATCATCCTGAAGTGGCTGATTGAAGAATATGGTTGTGAAGTCATCGCCTTTTCGGCAGACCTCGGCCAGGGTGAAGAACTCGACGGCATCCCGCAGAAAGCCAAGGATACCGGCGCAAGCGCCTGCCACATCCTCGACCTGCGTGAAGAATTCGTCCGCGATTTCGTTTTCCCCATGTTCCGCGCCAACGCCATTTACGAAGGACGTTACTTCCTCGGCACCTCGATCGCCCGGCCGTTGATCTCCAAAGCACAGATGGAAATCGCCGCCAGCGAAGGTGCTGACGCCGTCTCTCATGGCGCCACCGGCAAGGGCAACGACCAGGTTCGTTTCGAGCTCGCCTATTATCACTTTGATCCTTCTGTTACGGTCATCGCCCCCTGGCGCGAGTGGGATTTAAACAGCCGTACGGCATTGGAAGAGTATGCCAAGAAGCATGGCATCCCGGTACCGACCAGCAAAAAGAGTCCCTGGAGCAGCGACCGCAACCTGTTGCACATTTCTTTCGAGGGCGACATACTTGAAGACCCCTGGGCCGAAGCACCTGAGCACATGTACGTGCTCAGCGTCGCACCAGAAGAGGCTCCCGACCAAGCGGAATATGTTGAAATTGATTTTGAGAAAGGTGATGCCGTTGCCGTTAACGGCGAACGGCTCTCCCCGGCCAAACTGCTTGCCAAGCTCAATGAACTGGGCGGCAAGCACGGTATCGGCCGCGTCGATCTGATGGAGAATCGCTTCGTCGGCATGAAGAGCCGCGGGGTCTACGAGACGCCCGGCGGCACCATTCTCGAAGAGGCTCACCGCGCCGTGGAATCAATCACCATGGACCGCGAGGTCATGCACCTGCGTGATTCTATAATCTCCCGCTACGCCACGATGGTCTACAACGGCTTCTGGTTCGCTCCGGAGCGCATTGCGCTGCAGGCGATGATTGACCAGACCCAGCAGACGGTCAACGGTAAGGCACGCGTCAAGCTCTACAAAGGTCACTGCCGCGTGGTTGGCCGTGATTCCGACACCAACAGCCTTTTCAATGTCGACTTCGCCACCTTTGAGGCCGATGAAGTATACAACCAGGCAGACGCCGAAGGGTTTATCAAGCTGAACGCGCTACGTCTGAGAATTGCAGCGATGCAGAGAGAAGTGAAGAAATAAAAACAGGATAAGGGGTCGAGGCTAAGGGCACAGGGTTTTCCCTTAACCCTTAGCCCTGCGCCCTGAACCAAAATGGACTTCAAAAAACAGTCGATCAAAACCTCTATCGTCGCCTGCATTATCGACGACCAGAAACGAGTCCTTTTGACCCGGCGCTGCATTGAGCCTTTTTGCGGTCAGTGGGTCATGCCGGGAGGCAAGGTCGATCACGGTGAACCTTTAGCAGAAGCACTGCACCGTGAGGTTCGTGAAGAGGTCGGTCTCGAAGTTCATATCGACGGACTGCTCGATGTTTACGAACACCTTGCCATCGGTGACAACAACGATCACTACGTGATTCTCTATTACCGGGCACACCCATTGACGGTTGAACTGGTACCGAATAATCAGGAAGTCACCGAGGCGGACTGGGTTTCTGCGGAACGACTTGCTAAATATGACATGACCCCCGGCACACGCCATATTCTGGCCCAGATTTACCCTGGCGTACTGCAGGATCCGGGGAATCCGGACGATGAACTGACAAACCGCAATCTGGCTGGAATTATTGACCAACAACCTTGAGCGTAAAAGAGTTCAAGACTGCCTTACTAAAGGGAAAAACATGAGTGACAAACTCTGGGCCGGACGATTCACACAACCAACCGATGCCTTTGTCGAAGAATTCACAGCTTCGATCAATTTTGACCAACGCCTTTACCGCTACGACATCCTCGGTTCTGTCACTCATGCCAGAATGCTCGCCCGGCAGCAGATCATTACCGATGGCGAGGCCGAAACGATCGTTGCGGGCCTTAATGAAATCCTGCTTGAGATTGAATCCGGCAACTTTACCTTCTCTGTCGCCCGCGAAGATATTCACATGAATATCGAAGCACGCCTGATTGAAAAGATTGGTTCGGTCGGTGGCAAGCTGCACACCGCACGCTCAAGAAACGACCAGGTCGCACTCGACGTGCGCCTCTACCTGCGCGATGAAGTTGATGCCATCTCCGCAGCCCTTAAGAAGTTGCAAACGGCCCTGCTTGACCAGGCCGAGGCAAACCTCGATGTCATCATGCCGGGCTACACGCACCTGCAAACCGCACAGCCGGTTCTCTTTGCCCATCACATGCTCGCTTACGTGGAGATGCTGGCGCGGGATACCGGTCGTCTGCATGACTTGCGCAGTCGCCTCAACCTGATGCCTCTGGGTGCCGGAGCCCTTGCGGGAACAACCTTCCCGATTGACCGGGAATGGGTGGCCGAGCAACTCGGTTTTGCCGGTGTCACACGCAACAGCCTCGATACCGTCTCCGATCGTGACTTCGCGCTCGAGTTCTGCAGCTTCGCCTCGATCATGATGATGCATCTCTCGAGGCTCTCCGAGGAACTGATCCTCTGGTCGAGCGCCGATTTTGCCTTCATCGATCTCTCCGATGGCTTCTGCACCGGCAGCTCGATCATGCCGCAGAAGAAAAACCCCGATGTCCCAGAACTGGTGCGGGGTAAAACCGGCCGGGTTTATGGCAACTCGATCAGTTTACTAACGCTTATGAAATCCCTGCCCCTGGCTTATAACAAGGATATGCAGGAAGACAAAGAGCCTCTCTTCGACACCATCGACACAGTCCGTGGTTCACTCAAGGTCTTCGCCGAGATGATCGCCGAGATGAGCATCAAGTCGGAGCAGATGAGGATTGCTGCCGCACGCGGCTTCTCAACCGCCACCGACATTGCCGATTACCTGGTACGCAAGGGCCTGCCCTTCCGTAACGCCCACGAAGTCGTTGGCAAAACCGTGCGTTACTGTGTTGAGAACGCAAAGGATATTCCCGATTTGACTCTTGCCGAGTTCCAGCAATTCTCCGGCGACATCGAATCCGACATTTTCGATTACGTCACCCTTGAAGCTTCTGTGAATGCCCGCACAGCGACCGGCGGAACAGCCCGCTCAGCGGTCGAAAAAGAACTTGGCCTCGCCCGCCAGGCCCTCAAGGAAGGCTAAATATGAGATTTTTGCGTTTGTTTGCTTTCCCCGTGACCTCAATCCTGCGAGCTGCGCTCCTCGTCACCATCAGTTTTTCGCTGGTTGTGTCGCTCTCTGCCTGCGGTAAAAAAGGCCCGGTCCGGCCGAAAATTGCCATACAGTTGAAAGCTCCGACCGATGTCACGCTGCAACAGCAGGGCAACCTTTTCGTCCTCGGCTGGAAAATCCCTTCCGACAATCATGATGGGAGTGCAGAAGACTTGACCGGCTTTATCATCAAACGCCTGACCTACAATGCCACCGAAGACTGCCCTACCTGCCGCACCCCGGAAGAGGAAGTCGCCGAACTTTCAATCAAGGATCCGGCACCAGGCCAAAGAATCGGCGACCGGATTTACTGGCGTGACTTCAACATTCGCGAGGGCACCGGCTACAGGTACGCCATTGTCCCTGTCACCCTTGGCAATATAGAAGCGCCGTTCGCTACAATTCATCTTGAAGTCCGGCAATCACCACCCGCACCCAGCGGTTTGAAAGCGGAATCTGGTGACGGTCAGATTGCATTGCAATGGAACGCACCCACTCTGCCGGAAGGGTTAGAGCTGCTCGGTTACAACCTGTATCGGAGACAGGCCAAACGGCCATTTCCGATTGTTCCTGTCAACGTCAAGCCCTTGCAGGAGACCCAACTGCTTGATCGCGGCCTCGATAACGGACGGGCCTATGAATATCGCGTCAGCGCACTCGTAAGCACCGGCACTCAACAGCTTGAAAGTATGGCCAGCCCTGGTGTGCTGATTACCCCTCAGTGAGGGCCTAGATACGGGCTTTACAAGAGTCTACTGCTATGTTACCTAAGTGCATCAGTGACTTGATTTCAGGAAATTCATACAGCACCAGAGAACGTTCGGACAATGAGATCCGGTCGTCTTCGCCCTTTAAGGAGAGAATCATGTTCAGTGGAGCCATGGTAGCGATCGTCACCCCTTTTGATAACCAGGGGCAATTTGCCGAGGAGACCTATCGTCAGCTGATCGACTTCCAGATCGAAAACGGCACTGACGTTATCGTGCCCTGCGGCACAACAGGAGAATCAGCGACCCTCGATGTTGACGAGCACGAATATGTCATCAAGGTTTGTCTCGACCAGGTCAACAAGCGTGTTCCTGTTATCGCCGGCACAGGTGCCAACAACACGGCCGAAGCCATCCATCTCTCTAACAAGGCCAAGGACATGGGCGCCGATGGTCTCCTGCTGGTCTGCCCCTATTACAACAAACCTTCCCAGGAAGGTATCTTTCAGCATTACAAGTTGCTTGCCGAAGAGGTTGCCTTACCCCAGATTCTCTACAATGTCCCGGGTCGTACCGGCGTTAACATGACCTCTTCGACAACTGTCCGCCTGGCTGAATTCGACAACATCGTTGCGATCAAGGAAGCCTCCGGCAGCCTGACCCAGGTCTCCGAGATTTTGGCGAAAGCCGGTGAAAAGATCGACGTCATCTCCGGTGACGACTTTCTCACCTTCCCGATGATGTGCTGCGGCGCCAAGGGTGTTATTTCCGTCTCCGCCAATGCCATTCCAAAGCAGGTCAAGGACATGGTCGAAGCGGTCCTGAACGCCGACTACATGATGGCTCGCAAGCTGCATCTCGAAATGTTGGACTTTCACAATGCCATGTTTATCGAGTCAAACCCGGTTCCGGTCAAAAAGACTCTGGAACTGATGGGCAAATTGCAGGCGAACGTCCGACTGCCCCTGGTCGACATGAGTGATGAAACCCTTGAGAAGTTAAAAACCGTTTTGAAAAAATATGCCATTATCTGATTGAACCACAGAGATCACGAAGAGCGCGAAGGAAAGAGCCATTGTCATCTCTGTGTTCTTCGTGTCTTTCGTGGTCTATTATTGAGGTTAAAAAATGATCAAAGTTGCTGTAACTGGGGCCGCCGGGCGTATGGGCGGCCGTATCATTACCCTGATTACCGAAGCAGAGGGATTGGAAGTCGCCGGTGCGATCGAAATGGCTGGACATGCCAGGCTCGGAGATGATGCCGGCTATGTTGCCGGTTGCGGTGATCTCGGTGTCGCAATTACCGACTCCCTTGAACAGGCCCTTGCCAGCGCTGACGTCCTCATCGACTTTACCTGGCCGGAAGTAACTATCGGTAACGCCGAAGTCTGCGCAAGACTCGGCAAAGCCATAGTGGTCGGCACAACCGGCCTGAACCCGGAGCAACGCGAAATTATTAAGCGGGCAGCCCAATCCTCACCTGTGGTCTTCGCACCGAACATGAGCGTCGGTGTCAACGTCTGTTTCAAGCTTCTCAAGGATATGGCCGAGACCCTCGGCGAAGGCTTCGATGTCGAGATCGTCGAGTTGCACCACAACAGGAAGAAAGACTCTCCCTCGGGAACAGCCGTGCGCATGGGCGAAATCGTTGCCGATGCTCTCGATCGTAATTACGACGAAGTCGCCAACTATCATCGAGAAGGCATGTGCGGTGAGCGCAGCCAGGATGAGATCGGCATGCAGACCGTGCGCGGCGGCGATATCGTCGGCGAGCACACGGTCTACTTCATCGGCATGGGCGAACGCATTGAACTGACCCATCGCGCCATGAGCCGCGACATGTTCGCCCGTGGCGCCGTTCGCGCAGCCGGTTGGCTGGCAGAAAAACCAGTCGGGCTCTACGATATGCAGGATGTCCTTGGATTGAAATAGAAATAAACCACGAAGATCACGAAGGGAAAGCCGCAGGGCCTTTTGTTCGTGTGCTTCGTGATCTTCGTGGTAATCATTTTTGAAGGAGTTTTAAAATGGCAAGAATTAACGATTCGTATTTAAAATTACAAGCAGGCTACCTCTTCCCTGAAATCGGCCGTCGCGTTAAAGCTTTCACTGACGCCAACACCGACGCTCAGGTTATTCGTCTCGGCATCGGCGATGTCACCCTACCGCTGGCACCGGCCGTTCTTAAAGCCTTCCACGAAGGTGTCGATGACATGGCCAAAGGCGAAACATTCCACGGCTACGGCCCTGAACAAGGCTATGACTGGCTCTCCCGGATTATCATCGACAAAGCTTACAAACAGCTTGGCGTTGACTTGAAAACCTCTGAGGTCTTTATCTCTGATGGTTCCAAGTGCGACTGTGCCAACATTCTCGACATCTTTGACCTTGGCAACAAGGTCGCGATCTGCGACCCGGTGTACCCCGTCTATAACGACACCAATGTCATGGTCGGCCGCACGGGCCAGGCAGACGACAAGGGCTACTATGAAGGCATCCACTACATGCCTTGCACCGGTGCCAACAACTTCACCCCGTCGATCCCGAACGAAAAGGTCGACGTCATTTACCTCTGCTACCCGAACAACCCAACCGGTGCGGTGGCAACCAAGGCGGACCTGAAAAAATGGGTCGATTACGCCCTGGTCAACGACGCTGTTATCCTCTTTGATGCCGCCTACGAGGCCTTCATTACGGAAGCGGAGATTCCTCATTCGATCTATGAGGTCGAAGGTGCCCGCGAATGTGCCATCGAGTTCCGCTCCTTCTCCAAGACAGCAGGTTTCACCGGTGTGCGTTGCGGTCTTGTGGTTGTTCCAGAAGAGTTGATGGGCACCACCGCTGATGGAGCCAAATACAGTTTCAACAAGCTCTGGAATCGTCGCCAGACCACCAAGTTCAACGGCGTCTCTTATCCAGTGCAGAAAGCCGCTGCAGCTGTTTATTCTGATGAAGGCTGGGCACAGGTCAAGGAAACCATCGACTACTACATGGAGAATGCCCGGATTATTCGCGAAGGCCTTACCGACGCCGGCATCACCTGCTTCGGTGGCGTCAATG includes:
- the argF gene encoding ornithine carbamoyltransferase; amino-acid sequence: MNKDFLCLSDWSLEELETIFTLTSELKSKQKAGTPHHLLAGKTLGMLFEKSSTRTRVSFEAGMFHLGGHALFLASGNTQMGRGEPIKDTARCMARYVDGVMIRTYSQQAVEEFAKHSSVPVINGLTDSYHPCQIMADLFTVSEHRENYRDLTYCWIGDGNNMANSWINAAAVFGFELRVATPAGYEPDTAVCKRAADAGATIFYTKDPREAAQGAQVLNTDVWASMGQEEEQLERAKAFAGYQINMDLVNLADPDCVVMHCLPAHREEEITDEVMESRHAIIYDEAENRLHVQKAIMATLMG
- a CDS encoding RDD family protein, producing MNIICPHCNFSKTVDPAQVPDRPVKVSCPKCKKRFTFDKKLEKGEASANTATPQKDSLSSQAGGYQGRRIICNACGTVQPPAARCVQCGATIIATASPLNEQSYAGFWVRVLAYLLDSVLLITVQTALSLLINLTIGMLGIATEGDPAINTIIWLFGAVLSISYAVFFTGYCGQTPGKMVLRIKVIRTDGSPINYGRAALREVLGKFISSILLGIGYLMVAFDNRKQGLHDKIADTYVIKL
- a CDS encoding argininosuccinate synthase codes for the protein MSKPQIKKAVLAYSGGLDTSIILKWLIEEYGCEVIAFSADLGQGEELDGIPQKAKDTGASACHILDLREEFVRDFVFPMFRANAIYEGRYFLGTSIARPLISKAQMEIAASEGADAVSHGATGKGNDQVRFELAYYHFDPSVTVIAPWREWDLNSRTALEEYAKKHGIPVPTSKKSPWSSDRNLLHISFEGDILEDPWAEAPEHMYVLSVAPEEAPDQAEYVEIDFEKGDAVAVNGERLSPAKLLAKLNELGGKHGIGRVDLMENRFVGMKSRGVYETPGGTILEEAHRAVESITMDREVMHLRDSIISRYATMVYNGFWFAPERIALQAMIDQTQQTVNGKARVKLYKGHCRVVGRDSDTNSLFNVDFATFEADEVYNQADAEGFIKLNALRLRIAAMQREVKK
- a CDS encoding NUDIX domain-containing protein translates to MDFKKQSIKTSIVACIIDDQKRVLLTRRCIEPFCGQWVMPGGKVDHGEPLAEALHREVREEVGLEVHIDGLLDVYEHLAIGDNNDHYVILYYRAHPLTVELVPNNQEVTEADWVSAERLAKYDMTPGTRHILAQIYPGVLQDPGNPDDELTNRNLAGIIDQQP
- the argH gene encoding argininosuccinate lyase — protein: MSDKLWAGRFTQPTDAFVEEFTASINFDQRLYRYDILGSVTHARMLARQQIITDGEAETIVAGLNEILLEIESGNFTFSVAREDIHMNIEARLIEKIGSVGGKLHTARSRNDQVALDVRLYLRDEVDAISAALKKLQTALLDQAEANLDVIMPGYTHLQTAQPVLFAHHMLAYVEMLARDTGRLHDLRSRLNLMPLGAGALAGTTFPIDREWVAEQLGFAGVTRNSLDTVSDRDFALEFCSFASIMMMHLSRLSEELILWSSADFAFIDLSDGFCTGSSIMPQKKNPDVPELVRGKTGRVYGNSISLLTLMKSLPLAYNKDMQEDKEPLFDTIDTVRGSLKVFAEMIAEMSIKSEQMRIAAARGFSTATDIADYLVRKGLPFRNAHEVVGKTVRYCVENAKDIPDLTLAEFQQFSGDIESDIFDYVTLEASVNARTATGGTARSAVEKELGLARQALKEG
- a CDS encoding fibronectin type III domain-containing protein, encoding MRFLRLFAFPVTSILRAALLVTISFSLVVSLSACGKKGPVRPKIAIQLKAPTDVTLQQQGNLFVLGWKIPSDNHDGSAEDLTGFIIKRLTYNATEDCPTCRTPEEEVAELSIKDPAPGQRIGDRIYWRDFNIREGTGYRYAIVPVTLGNIEAPFATIHLEVRQSPPAPSGLKAESGDGQIALQWNAPTLPEGLELLGYNLYRRQAKRPFPIVPVNVKPLQETQLLDRGLDNGRAYEYRVSALVSTGTQQLESMASPGVLITPQ
- the dapA gene encoding 4-hydroxy-tetrahydrodipicolinate synthase translates to MFSGAMVAIVTPFDNQGQFAEETYRQLIDFQIENGTDVIVPCGTTGESATLDVDEHEYVIKVCLDQVNKRVPVIAGTGANNTAEAIHLSNKAKDMGADGLLLVCPYYNKPSQEGIFQHYKLLAEEVALPQILYNVPGRTGVNMTSSTTVRLAEFDNIVAIKEASGSLTQVSEILAKAGEKIDVISGDDFLTFPMMCCGAKGVISVSANAIPKQVKDMVEAVLNADYMMARKLHLEMLDFHNAMFIESNPVPVKKTLELMGKLQANVRLPLVDMSDETLEKLKTVLKKYAII
- the dapB gene encoding 4-hydroxy-tetrahydrodipicolinate reductase; its protein translation is MIKVAVTGAAGRMGGRIITLITEAEGLEVAGAIEMAGHARLGDDAGYVAGCGDLGVAITDSLEQALASADVLIDFTWPEVTIGNAEVCARLGKAIVVGTTGLNPEQREIIKRAAQSSPVVFAPNMSVGVNVCFKLLKDMAETLGEGFDVEIVELHHNRKKDSPSGTAVRMGEIVADALDRNYDEVANYHREGMCGERSQDEIGMQTVRGGDIVGEHTVYFIGMGERIELTHRAMSRDMFARGAVRAAGWLAEKPVGLYDMQDVLGLK
- a CDS encoding LL-diaminopimelate aminotransferase yields the protein MARINDSYLKLQAGYLFPEIGRRVKAFTDANTDAQVIRLGIGDVTLPLAPAVLKAFHEGVDDMAKGETFHGYGPEQGYDWLSRIIIDKAYKQLGVDLKTSEVFISDGSKCDCANILDIFDLGNKVAICDPVYPVYNDTNVMVGRTGQADDKGYYEGIHYMPCTGANNFTPSIPNEKVDVIYLCYPNNPTGAVATKADLKKWVDYALVNDAVILFDAAYEAFITEAEIPHSIYEVEGARECAIEFRSFSKTAGFTGVRCGLVVVPEELMGTTADGAKYSFNKLWNRRQTTKFNGVSYPVQKAAAAVYSDEGWAQVKETIDYYMENARIIREGLTDAGITCFGGVNAPYIWLETPEGMTSWDFFDKLLNECHVVGTPGSGFGPSGEGYFRLSAFGDRANVETAVQRIREKWGK